AACAGATAAGGATCTACCTTACTGTTATACTCACAGTGGTGATATTCAAGACTTCTTACATTTTATTAGTAACAGATAACATTAGCTAAATGTCTTTTGCATTAACATAGGCACTCTTATTTGTTAATACACTGGCTGATTTCATTCCTATAATAGTAATGTCAAAACAGCCATGTAATGTATGTTCATTAGCATATCATCAGCACAACCAGTCTCTCATTGGACAACATTTACTATGGTTGCATGTAAAACATGCTGCAGGCAAAAGTTAAATCTGACCTTTTCACTTCTGTGTGAGTCaaatctttttcctttttttccaagaCAGATCAGATTTAAATCCAGATGACTTTTAGATTACTCTAGATTTAGATTCATCACAGCTGTGAACTGGAGGGAGTCACTCAAACGAGCTCAAACTTAAACACATACAGCAGAAATTGTCACACATGAATGCGTTACTTTCTACTTAATTGGTGCTCGAAGCActtaattttgtgttttggtgTTCAGTATCTTGGCCAAGAATTGAACTACCAACCCTCTGGTTTGTTGATTACCCACTTTACCCTCTCAGCCACAGCTACCCCAGTGGCCAAAGAGCTGTATTAGTGTTAAAACCCCAATTTTGAAattaagtacaaaacaaacaaacaaaaacaacagttttgaCAGTCTTATATGGGGACTCTGTACATGGATCAGTGTCTCCATCTCACAGAAAAAAGCATGACTGCAGCACCCACTTGGATCATTTTTGAAACTGCAATAATTTACCTCTGACATGATATGACCAGTGATCTGCAAATGTTTGTGAATGTATACAGATCTGCTATTATGTTAATACTATGAAGAATATGATGAGGCAAACAAGGCATTGTTATTACTGTGAGAATACATTACAGTTGTTGTCTGTGTCTTATTAAAGATAAAAAGGCCCTGGAGGAAGACATTCAGAGGATTAAATCAGTCAGTGACTCTTTGCAGAAGGAGCTAGCAACAGGTAACATTAATTCATATGAAATATATGTGAAAGATTTGTGAACCTGTTACATAGAAGaagttaaaaatgtctttaaagcaGGCAGCAGACAGTTGTGCTCACTATCCTTCATCGAGCattctatacatatacatatagtcaaatgtattttaattaagaGTCCATCATGATATAATTACACATTTTCATTGTTGTTACAGTGCAAAGTGAATATTACCAACTGGAAGGAATCCATAAAGAAAAAGAAGGTACTTGCACACTACCAAGCAGCTGACCGAAAATTAATTGTAGCTAAACAAGGAATAGGCCATTTGTGttgatacaatacagaggtgggGTGTTTTGTCTGAATCTGATCATCATATGTTGTCATCTGTTTAACATGTAAACTTACACAGTAGACAAAGGTTTATAACCATCACACTGTCCTGTAGAGTTGTTCAGGAAGCTGCAGTTTCAGTGCGAGGAGTCTGAGCAGGAATCTGCAAGGTGAGCTCAACCGACTGAACAAGGAAACCTAAAACTCCACCTCAGAGGTGGACTATTACAAGAGTTCAGTTGTCTGAGTGTGTTATGTGTTGTCAGAATTTTGTGTCATACACTAGGTGGCAGTAGGTCATCATGGTAGAACCCTGCAAACAATTGTTGAAATACTGTCCGTAGTGTAGAGCAGAGGACGATTTGGACCACTggggggaaaaataaataaataaaaaaaaaaaaaaaaaaaaaaaaaaaaaatatatatatatatatatatatatatatatatatatatatatatatatatatatatattttttttttttttttttttttttttttttttttaattattattattatgaggaaaaaaaaagtcagaattctgagattaaagtcagaattctgagaataatagtaaaataaaatattggaccttcatttgaattttttttccagtggccctaatcctcttctttaCGAACAAGATCTTCTTGCAGTAAGTGTTTATATGTTGATAGACATTTTACAATTTTGGAATAATCCTTTATCTTGCACCTTAGATGATCTTTATATTTAATCCAGTACAAGACACAGGGGCTTTGTATTCCATCAGACATGACTCCTTGAGGCACATAACCTAAAGATGAACTCGactgttttaaaaatgtaaatatatagaaTGTAACAATTAGTAATGTGCTACAAAGGTCTGCAGCAACAATACTGACTACAAGATTTTAAAAGCTGTCCAACAATCATCATAATGACCAAGGAAGCAAGAACTGTAAGTATATTGAAATGCTTCCACTGTCCTAATACAGACAGATAAATTCTTATTGATGATCTAGATTTTCCAAGAAACCTTAACTCATTATCTGTTTATAAACTTCTTCTACAAAAAAAGGCAGttatattaaaaatgtgtcttgGGAGGTGTTAACCTTGACCTTTGGACTTTGGCCTCAAAAATCCATTTAGTTCATTCTATGTTTGAGTGAATGTTTGCACCAAAGATGGATATCGTGTTTTAACATAATGGAAGGATGGTCACACCTTAGAGAAATTAATGTATCTAAAAAAATAAGTGGACCTCCAGTTTCAGAAGaactgaaaaatgtttttgtgcagCTTGTACCAAGTTATGTGTGTTTCCCAGGCTGTTAAACCTGATCAAGAAAGGTGAAGAATTGCTTGAACAGTGCAAGTGTGAAATCCAGGAATTTAAGCTCAAACACCGGAAGCTGCGGTATGTATATGTTAATGAGCATGAAGTATTACATGAAGAAACCTTGCCGAACAAGAATACACATAGATTTACATTGAAACAACTTGGCTTTGTTTCTACAGGATGAAGTTTGAAAACCAACTTTATCAACTGATAGAACAGCAGAAGAGTCTGCACTCTGTCTTTGTGGGTTTGTTTAATTATGGTCAAATGTGAAAAGATGtggtattatcattattaattcCTGATGTCCTTTAAATAGACTCCACAAAGACTCGCAGCTGAAATAGAGGGTGCTGAAAACACGAAAAATCAGCTATTATCAGCTGGTAGGTCCTCTCATACATTTTCTGTATGACTCagtaaaacatttattttaatcCATGCTCTGTATTTATGCAGTATTTGTTTTCCATGTCTAACTTGTCTAATGTGATTGTGTGATTTTAGAGAAGCTGAAGTTGGCTCAACTGTGGTCTCTGGAAGAGGAGCTAGACAAAGTGAAGCAAGGAAGCAGAGCTGGGGTACAGGACTAATACTGTGTGTTTATCAGTAGTTTGAAAACTTTAACTTCAACCAATTTCAGAAGGTATTTGACGATAAGTCAAATGTTTGCACCTACCTTTATTAC
This DNA window, taken from Sphaeramia orbicularis chromosome 11, fSphaOr1.1, whole genome shotgun sequence, encodes the following:
- the si:ch211-199g17.9 gene encoding synaptonemal complex central element protein 1, with amino-acid sequence MSKLAGGFDMGEMLNIAPLRGGGDMCEPVVEQLTVKLKRLQQDKKALEEDIQRIKSVSDSLQKELATVQSEYYQLEGIHKEKEELFRKLQFQCEESEQESARLLNLIKKGEELLEQCKCEIQEFKLKHRKLRMKFENQLYQLIEQQKSLHSVFTPQRLAAEIEGAENTKNQLLSAEKLKLAQLWSLEEELDKVKQGSRAGVQD